In Nematostella vectensis chromosome 3, jaNemVect1.1, whole genome shotgun sequence, the genomic window CCATGCCCTAAACAAAGCCTTGCGCCTTATTTGGGCCACTTTTTTCCAGCTAACGAGTAACGGGGTTAATCCACGAAAGATAAAAGGTTCAAAGAGCATGACCTCAGTACAGTGATGATACTGACCTTTTAATGCCATAAATCCAGGCAACTCCGACAAGCTCAAAGAGCCCGATGATGAGCAGGGGGATGGTTCCAGCGTAGGTGTCGAACATCTGTAGCCAGTACTCGCCTGACCTCTGGCAGAACAGCAGCCCAATTAGGTAGGAGAATGCGCAAATGGCAGCTGGCAAATGAAATGTCAAAACGGTTAGTCATACTCAAACCAGAGACTTTAAGACTCAAGGCAAGAGTGAGTGTGAGGGTGGCTTTGGTTGTGACTACAACATCTAAAAAGCACGtctaaaaacgtttttttaaacttgcAAGTCATACTCAAACCAGAGGCTTTGGGACACAAGGCAAGATTGTGAGGGTGGCTTTGGTTGTGACTACAACAAAACAAGtctaaaaacgttttttttttaacttgcaAGTCGACTGTTTGTGCAGCTGTATGGTATTGTGTGACTTGTATTGAGCAGCTGCGTGACTGTCACGCCACTTgccttaattaaaaaaaaaaaaacctaccAGTAACAAACTCTTTTCTCCAGGGTACGATTTTCATGTCATACACAGGAGTGATGACTCCCTCAAGAGTCCCAAACATGGATCCCAAGCCAAGAGTGAGCAACATGCAGAAGAACAAGGTTGCCCAGAGAGGTGACACGGGGATCTGGAGAATGGCTTCCGTGAACGCAATGAAGGTCAACCCAGGGCCAGAGCCAGACTGCAACCATTACAGACATAATTAGAACACGTACCCCTCAGAGCCGTGAGAGCCAAGCCTTGAGGCCTTCCTCGATGAGGTACTTTGACAATTTTTTCACACTCCCTTTCTGTTTAAACCCTTACAAAGTTTATTTCCAAGAGATGTTTAGGGAACTCTATTCATAAGTACTTTCATGAACCCCTTTTGTATAACATTAGCTTTACCACTCTCAAATTATTTTGGGACTTTATAGGTCATTACTTATGCTATTATACTTATATTAGTATTGGAGCGCCCTGCCTAGACTTCCCAATAGGTGAATGGCTTTTGACTTACATTCTTTTTACCTCTGAAAGCCATAGGTTATTACTTATGCTATTATACTTATATTAGTATTGGAGCGCTCTGCCTAGACTACCCAATCAGTGAGTGACTTTTGAGTAACATTCTTTTTACCTCTGAAAGCCAGTAGGTCATGTTGTGGCACTTCTCGTCCAAAGTGAAATTTCCCAGGCTAAATGTACCATTGGGGCCATACATTTTGTGGCAATCTGTCATCTGTGTATGTGCCTGCAAAAAGGATTCAACAAGGTTAAACAGTGGTCAACAACAGGCGACTTATACTTAGAAAGCACATGGCTTTTTGGGTCTAATTATTCTAATAAAAAAGGCAATAGTTTAGGTGTGCAGGTAGCTAATCCTGATCCTGACTCAACATTGTATGTTAAGAAcagtaaacaaataaacacaacTATTACATGTTTCTCAAGAAAAATCCTTAATGGCAGACATGTACCTTGAAGCCAAGAATGGAGAATATAACTATGCCTGCAAATACAGAAGTGCCACAGTTGATGATAGACACCATGATGGCATCACGATGGCAGTTGTTGTTGACAGGATTGTAGCTGGACATGGCGATCAACCCTCCAAAGGCAAGACTAAGGGAAAAGAAGATCTGTGTGGCGGCCTCTAGCCAGACTTGAGGGCTGGCAAGCATTTCCCACTGTGAAAAAGGAGTATGAGCTCACTATGacttgtttttttcataataaccaacttcattttgtcaaaaacataatagTCATAATAAGCCAACACACTTTGTGAGCACTGAAGTTTCTTTCTCATAATTGACTTTTTAACCAAAAAGAAtgctaaataaaaagaatggGACTGTTAGAAATTTGGTTGAGCCACCACATTTTAACAGAAATAAAGGGACATAGCCAAGGGCCTGTATTATGCATGTGGCAAAGTTAAACCTGCCCTTAACTAAGAGTGGTGTAAACAAACCTGTGGGTAGAACATGTGCTTTATTCCATCCCAGCAACCATCCAATGTAACTCCacggaaaaagaaaatgatcAGAACAACGTAGGGAAAGGTAGCTGTAAAGTAAACAGCCTGTAGAAAGAAATACACCAGGTTAAACTGATTCTGTAGGAGCCCTGGATTGCTATACACAttttttgccctttttttGCACCTACAAATGTGGAAACTAGCTCTCATACTattctttttaaatttctGGCAGGAGGTGAAGGAGGGAGGGTCTGGGTaagacagttttttttacagctagtAGCTATGCAAAGTCAAGAATCTCTTAGAAACTTACTTTTCCTGCCGACTGGATACCCCTCATAAGGCAAAGCCACACCACAACCCATGCAAGCAACAAAGAGAGGGCAAGATGCCATGCAATGCCGCCACTCTCTTCAATGCTTCTAGACACAGTGATGGCTTCCTTGTACCAGTAGTACTGTGTCCGGCCAGCCATCTCACATGCTGGTAAATCAATCAAGGAGCCATTGCCTGTGTCAACTTTAGGGCAGTGTTCGTAGGGAAGGGGAGTTTGCCATGAGGCAAACAAGTAGTAGAAACACCATGCGATGATCATGTTGTAGTACATGCCGACCAGGAGGCAGACAATGACCGAAgcataccccacccctccaaGGTAGGGGTGGATGTAGTTCCACACTCCGATGGATCCCTGCCTAACACTTTGGCCTATACCAAGTTCAAGGAAAAAGAGTGGGATCCCAATGAGTGCCAGACTGATGGTGTATGGGATGAGGAATGCtcctaaaaaaacaaacaataggCTAACATTAGTTAAAACCATctgacatttaaaaaaagaagaagaaaaacttCAGGAAAAAAGTACAATATAAAAAAGAGGTTGAAAAAAGACAACccattttttggaatttactaGTTTGTGaagtaccttattacactttattttcgcgtcactttattaatttttttaatctcgcgattaaaaaaaaatgtaaaaatagaGTGTTGGGATACATAATTGGATAAAATATTACCGGTTTgataagctttatggaaacaccttgtctattcAGTTctctaatgtacatatagtaccaTAAGGTGTTGAGTTGGACACTTCTGAACTGTATTTATAGAGTTTGTGGAACTTATTTAGTTTTTGTTACAATTTTTCAGAGTTTTGATAATTAAAGAACAATTAATTTAGTTTCTGCTACAATTTGTTACAGTTATGAAGATTAAATCACAAATAATTTAGTTTTTGTAACAATTTGTTAAAGTTTTGACGATTAAAGCACATTTTAACTCcacttttttcttgttttaattGTCACAAAAACGCGAGTGTGTAAAGTGAAGTGTTAAGTAACCtggtttttacaaaaatagcaaaaatcgcgaaaataaagtgtcgcgaaaaaTCGCCATATAAAAAAATGGCGAAATTTAAATgtcgcgaaattaaagtgtAATAATAAGGTAGTAATAAAAACTGTTTTTGTGAAAGCTTTAATCCTCTTTCTCCAACCAAAACATGCCTTAATAAATCCGTGCGATTATACCCTAAACCGTTGATTGATAATACTATAGACTAGAAAAGAATTACAAGAACCAGTAAAACTGGGGGAGAATACAAGGTTCAACAGGGGAGTCTGGACAAGTAGGATTACTAAGTAATGATTTGAATGATTGACAGACACTCCAAGAATGTCTAGTTCGATCTAAGTAGTTTCACCCACGCCAGGGGACATAGCGCCTTAATTCATAAAACGTTTGTTCAGCAATTCCTATTGCGCAGTATAAAAACCATGGCAATCGCAGTGCTTGTGGGTTAAGTAGGTGTTAGAGACGATCATTGGCCAAGTTACTGGGCCTGTCTGACGCAAGAAGGGTAACTTTAGCCAAACAGTACGCAGAAGCGCAAATAGTAACATGAATTAGCACGGAGAACACGTTGCAGTGAGTCTAGATTTAGATACCAGAGCGTAGGACTTCCGTAAACACAGACGACTTATTGCGCACGTAGAATTATGAAATAGTAAATTATATACACTGAAAAATTTACTTGAGGTAGAAATAGAATATTCTCAGGCTAAACCAGGAGTAGAGGTCAGATTTCAGATAGTCCTAGGCTGTATCAAACTACTTCATTTGCCTATGTCACATTTTCTGACTGATAATGTCTATGTGTCTTTAGATATTTGTCTGAAACCACACAACCACGGCAAAAAAACACGCAATCTTAGTTAATCGACTAACATCGCAATGATCGAGGCGGTCATAGTAAATTAAATACAAATACTATACTACTTCATTCATTCATGCGATCACGAGAAACGTAAATAGGCAAACAACTAAAAAATGCACGGAAATCTGCTTAATATAGTTACAATACCTCCTCCGTTCTTCTGACAAAGATAAGGAAAGCGCCAAACATTCCCCAAACCAACCGCAAAGCCAATTGTCGCCAACATAAACTCCACTTTGTTTCCCCATTTCGGGCGATCGCCGGTTTCTTCGATCTTGACTTGCTTCACCGACACCACAGCCTCCTGTTTCGTGACTATGTTCTCCTCTGGGTCTTTAGAGTCTGGTGTTTCTGGGATGATAATGGTTACGTTTTCAGTTGTCTCTGGCGGCGGTGCTGCGTTGCAGTTCATACAAGCCGTTTCTGGGGCATGGCCGTTCGTCTTGGTAACTTCTGGCGTAGTGTCAGCTTTCTCGGATGCCTGCACCGGGATGCTACCGTTTTCAATTTGAGAGTGACTTACAAGAACAACGGGTTGTTTTTTGTCCTCCATGTCGTTTTAAAATTACAGCGTGagtatttcttatttttcaagCGTCCTAGACGTAAGCAAAGGACTTGTTTTGGTTAGATTTTAGGTCGGAGCCGACCTCGTCGAGATATGCGGCAGGAACAGATAATCAAAGCGCGTTATTGTTGGCGCGTTTTTTTAACACGTGCGCTATGGTGATGCGTATCGCGCACTCGCCAAGAGCTATTGAAAGTAGAAGGTTCGGTCTGTTGGCGAGACGAGTCCTGCTCGTCTGTTGTAAGCTGAATGTTCACGGATTAAATAAAAAGCAAGGAGTGTGAAGTGCGATGTTTCCCGCTCACTTGCTGGTGGAGATCTGAATGAATCGGCGCCGTGTGAACACATACAGTTAGAGAATCCCGTGACTCGATCTGTCAATCACCGCCTCTGTTCAGCCAATGCGCTTTCCCGAAAAGCAAACGCCGCGCAATGTTTTCACTGCTGTATTTGCCAATTCgtgattttgattttgatgtaCATATTGGCTTTCATGCAAATTTATGTCAAGCTGGGGAGCTCGCGATTTGCGAGATGCCGCTAACATAGACTAGTGCCTAAAACGGTAAAGAAGCTGTGTAAACCGTGGCAAAGAGTGCGTCGCATTTCTTACGATATACGGTAATACATCACAAGTTATCACCCCTCCAGGCCAGGCTGGAAAGGAATGTTACACATTCCGCCGTCATTCGAAATTCGCGTAAATAGCATATTGCTTTATTCAAGCTGTACTAAACAACACCAGTATTGACTGTACTAAGCAGGAGTTATTGTAATATTTCGcaattttatcattttctatCACGAACAAAAGTTTGTTACATGGCGCAAGTAATTACCCATTAGCCCagtttgcttttgttttcgTGTCAACAAGTCATGCTGGAATTCTTTATTTCCCCTGCCTGTCTAATCCAAACACAAATAATGTCAGCACTGTCAAAGCGCGTCTTTGGAATCCAAGTTTCTCGCGCGGTAGGCTGTCGCAGCATTCTGCGGTTTCGCTGACCCTTCCCATAGGTATCAACGCCGTAGGGGCTAGTTTTAGGGGCCCGTCTATCTGCACTAGACTTCTAACTTTAGAGGCCCGTCTATCCGCAATAGACTCCTTAACGCTCGCCCTCTACACAAATATTGCGTCTGACGCAACTAGTGCAGGtggaaaaacaacaactgCAAGTCGATTTGTCACTCAACAACCATCCCTACGTAAGTAGCTTTAGGCAAATGCGTATGTAAATGATCCCCTTGTACACACAACTCCTCTCTAACCTTGGCCTTATAGCCGCTGCATCGAGAACTGCACAGTAAGCAAGTGGATTTAGAGAGCACTTACAGAACAGAAGAGCCAGTTGCACGCAAATAAAACGAGGTTCCATTCGTTTCCCACCTTCTAGTCGGTGGTCCCTATGCCAATCGGGTCAAGCTACAGGAAATGGAGCTCCGTAAATACGGGGCCAATCCACATCCTGGGCTACTGGCTTCCAAGCGTCAACAGTCGGACTCAGCGAGGGTTAGAGTCAAAATGCATGATGGCCCCACACAAAGGGTGTATTCTTCAGGCTGTGGCTTATCCATAAGAATAGATAGAAAAGGTCGATATCTCAGAAAGCGCACGGAGATGCTGAAGGCGTGAAGACATTTTAATGTCTTCATTATAATGTCTTCTTCATTTTAATAgtattaaaatattattcaCCAAACAACCAAAAGTGGTTGAAAACATGTAGTGCTTTTAATCCGGATTTCAAAtaggtttattttatttatttttttggggagCGTATGACGCGCTCTAAGGCATAACGAGAATGGGCGAGAACCACCTAATCAAAATACCAGACGTTGCAGAGCTTTCTAATGAGTCTATCTTGCCTATCTTGAAAGGCCTGTAAGTCGGGTAAAACGTACAATCCTAATATCACATCTTAGCGCGCAGAAAAAAAGGGTAATGAATCCATCTATCGCCACGGTACGTAGCAATAATAGCATTACCAAAGACTTGTTAGACTCCGTGCATATTCATGGCGCGATCGAACGCTCCTTGGCGCTAAAACACGTGTTCTTTATTTACATCCGGTAGGTGTAAAGTACGCCAGCGAGGGTCAAGAGGGCAAGTCTAGCGTGAATTCTGATCACGACAAACTCCCAGTATGTAAACAAAGCCAGACAGACAGATGGCTTTAGCATTAtacaaaaaagtaaacaatCGCTGTCCTCTTAAATTTGCTCGCCACTGGATATCGATAAAAAAGGAACTGCTGAGGCGATTTTATCCTCTTATCTGCTAGTGTTGGGAATTTCCGTCTTAGGAGAGCACTAGGGATTGATGGTACTTCGATTTCAAGGTGCTATCAGAGCTgtctttatatatatatatatatataccaagAGATTTCGATGTTTAAGTATGGACGAAGTGCTTGTGAGGTGAACGACTTTCAATCAAGGATAAAGGTATGTTCCGCCGGTAACGGATGGAGGTCTCTTCGGGGTCACTTGGAGATTTCTTTAAGATTTCCGGTTGTCCTGGCTGGTAACCAGCCTTTAGACTTTAGTCGGTACGATTATGGTACCGCTAGCCCGTATAAGCTTTCCGGTTTTCCTGCCTTTCCGTTTCCTTGTAATAACATCACAGGCTCCAGAGGTGGACAGAAAACAGCATGAAAGGACATCAGCGTGCTTTCTCTTCGTAGCCTGTGCCACAGCATTCTTTCCGTGTAAGGTTTCCATATAGACTTTCTTCATGTGTACAAGAGGCTACAGACCACCGACCAACTCGTGAAACTCATTAGCATCAGGGACATTGATCCCAGTTTAAATCTAAACTTAAAGTTCTTataacctttcacttatatcaatctagccaaaacaaagcatatataaactttcaaattcgtaaaagggaattgaatttgatt contains:
- the LOC5522281 gene encoding sodium-dependent neutral amino acid transporter B(0)AT2 isoform X2 codes for the protein MTKDDYPGEERRGITFDEAAVALNPNEDEENGVAVQIYDEDRPKWGNKIEFILATIGFAVGLGNVWRFPYLCQKNGGGAFLIPYTISLALIGIPLFFLELGIGQSVRQGSIGVWNYIHPYLGGVGYASVIVCLLVGMYYNMIIAWCFYYLFASWQTPLPYEHCPKVDTGNGSLIDLPACEMAGRTQYYWYKEAITVSRSIEESGGIAWHLALSLLLAWVVVWLCLMRGIQSAGKAVYFTATFPYVVLIIFFFRGVTLDGCWDGIKHMFYPQWEMLASPQVWLEAATQIFFSLSLAFGGLIAMSSYNPVNNNCHRDAIMVSIINCGTSVFAGIVIFSILGFKAHTQMTDCHKMYGPNGTFSLGNFTLDEKCHNMTYWLSESGSGPGLTFIAFTEAILQIPVSPLWATLFFCMLLTLGLGSMFGTLEGVITPVYDMKIVPWRKEFVTAAICAFSYLIGLLFCQRSGEYWLQMFDTYAGTIPLLIIGLFELVGVAWIYGIKRFEDDLEYMLKMRPSKYFTICWKYVSPILVILLLGASLINMGLQPIKYSTWNFAKAVEEKLDYPPWGYAMIALLICSSFLFIPGIFLLRRFRIIKYEGKDYGKASGQEDIAPGAITPSLSRIPLPPSEIPLAGRASNSEIIA
- the LOC5522281 gene encoding sodium-dependent neutral amino acid transporter B(0)AT1 isoform X1: MEDKKQPVVLVSHSQIENGSIPVQASEKADTTPEVTKTNGHAPETACMNCNAAPPPETTENVTIIIPETPDSKDPEENIVTKQEAVVSVKQVKIEETGDRPKWGNKVEFMLATIGFAVGLGNVWRFPYLCQKNGGGAFLIPYTISLALIGIPLFFLELGIGQSVRQGSIGVWNYIHPYLGGVGYASVIVCLLVGMYYNMIIAWCFYYLFASWQTPLPYEHCPKVDTGNGSLIDLPACEMAGRTQYYWYKEAITVSRSIEESGGIAWHLALSLLLAWVVVWLCLMRGIQSAGKAVYFTATFPYVVLIIFFFRGVTLDGCWDGIKHMFYPQWEMLASPQVWLEAATQIFFSLSLAFGGLIAMSSYNPVNNNCHRDAIMVSIINCGTSVFAGIVIFSILGFKAHTQMTDCHKMYGPNGTFSLGNFTLDEKCHNMTYWLSESGSGPGLTFIAFTEAILQIPVSPLWATLFFCMLLTLGLGSMFGTLEGVITPVYDMKIVPWRKEFVTAAICAFSYLIGLLFCQRSGEYWLQMFDTYAGTIPLLIIGLFELVGVAWIYGIKRFEDDLEYMLKMRPSKYFTICWKYVSPILVILLLGASLINMGLQPIKYSTWNFAKAVEEKLDYPPWGYAMIALLICSSFLFIPGIFLLRRFRIIKYEGKDYGKASGQEDIAPGAITPSLSRIPLPPSEIPLAGRASNSEIIA